One genomic region from Xyrauchen texanus isolate HMW12.3.18 chromosome 4, RBS_HiC_50CHRs, whole genome shotgun sequence encodes:
- the LOC127635615 gene encoding transcriptional activator MN1-like, giving the protein MFGLEQFGPQINNRNSGHTEKNFNQPRVSMSSHYKSPGFHAGGPQGTVEPGMGPLNEPPVIEMNMNMNGGEQYGGFQRGHSELHAGNLQQQQQASMHGYFNAQPHNLPHGHQAQSHQHHQHFGGNFGGPEPGSSCLHGGRMIGYTSGMGFTEGFDPLSEGQPADGFSQQQSQQQQRPGSMPDFQHHGPSSGNHPVPAPCLPLDQSPNRAASFHGLASSSSSSENHNLEPRRMPPPGGVEGLDYNYSNKPSSGNFEVSVFSPSNSDSQLSHFGGQVPGPSFSGNPGLSRAPGMQSIAKGHPHAPHHQQPSTQHSVFFERFGGGCKMPVGIEPSARHPHMHQQPSLIGRQNICSASLPRPPQLETGSSNTSMQEGGVIMPSQHNQFEYPIHRPENRGMHSYVDPMFNMQQQPPPPQQPSNQRLQHFDSPYLNIAKRPRFDFPNTAHSGEGCGNWNGSMHNPPGMENHLSPSAYPGLPGEFTPPVTDSFTPGPSLQHAGPEQQSVQQQQNAALMIKQIASRSQQQRMRQPNLQQLGHHSDVPQGPLEHGGPVGGMPQSSLERENGGRMMNFDGRNLHMTLESGWFPGSHPPGEMLGHRLGPGGEVGAHEMQQNGPGIMFRHGVNGMSLQDSMRIPGEGHVQPLHSPNIHSQFNSGMGNLSQMQSPSTGVGLPSTPSERRPNDFSGPPMGGPPSFSYGGSNRQGAPHNNSQGVSTSPGSFTSQSDFPTSQRSSVSKLGGLSLGNFSKTSGKDNVFGQSCLAALSTACQNMIASLGAPNLNVTFNKKTQGEGQRKLSQTEQEINNGSVNGTGNAGTEYFPNISAPQSGQMPGAGNSNLKPAGQNQLVQGEASTLSPNYNMDATPCSEGKATAGSGRGRGRRKRDSGHVSPGIFFPSDNNNPVVSPGQQVAPAAGIKERSSGTPQDKPHNSPSWGKGGDLILGDQADLLSSLDSGILSVSKSDGCSPRMDFTEDIGTHYCNEDEVSSSDAPASVKAGCSPLLGSPKLQRDNGLICGQKGQGLGLSNHTTSTSDGFGVVGHPGTPGIEQVCTPSSTSGQDEIHPLEILQAQIQLQRQQFSISEDQPLAVKNNKKGSDCSGQNEDGELASCSPDAEKGSVGTIDLDTLMAEQHATWYVPSDKSLLEDSEEEKSVAVWGKNKAQGTIKEDVDLSPSKTTGGAGSSGTTGGTGSHLQCLSVHCTDELGESKGCSGPVPSWRSIHSDISNRFGTFVAALT; this is encoded by the coding sequence ATGTTTGGGCTGGAACAATTTGGTCCACAGATTAATAACAGAAATTCTGGCCACACTGAGAAAAACTTTAACCAGCCAAGAGTAAGCATGAGCTCCCATTACAAGAGCCCAGGTTTTCATGCTGGAGGCCCTCAAGGGACAGTTGAGCCTGGTATGGGCCCACTTAACGAGCCTCCTGTGATTGagatgaacatgaacatgaatggAGGAGAACAGTATGGTGGATTTCAGCGAGGACACTCAGAATTGCATGCAGGAAATCTCCAGCAGCAACAGCAGGCCTCAATGCATGGATATTTTAATGCTCAACCTCATAATCTCCCCCATGGACATCAAGCACAATCACATCAACACCATCAACACTTTGGGGGAAATTTTGGGGGACCTGAACCTGGGTCCTCCTGCTTACATGGTGGTAGGATGATAGGATACACCAGTGGTATGGGATTCACAGAGGGTTTTGACCCTCTCTCTGAGGGACAGCCAGCAGATGGTTTCTCTCAGCAGCAGTCCCAGCAGCAACAAAGGCCAGGCTCCATGCCTGATTTTCAGCACCATGGACCCTCCAGTGGAAATCACCCTGTCCCTGCCCCATGTCTCCCCTTGGACCAATCACCTAATCGCGCTGCTTCCTTCCATGGCCTTGcttcatcatcctcctcatcAGAAAATCACAATCTGGAGCCCAGGCGAATGCCCCCACCAGGTGGTGTTGAAGGTCTGGACTACAACTATTCTAATAAGCCGTCCTCTGGAAATTTTGAAGTGTCTGTGTTCTCCCCCTCTAATTCAGACTCTCAGCTTTCCCATTTTGGGGGGCAGGTGCCTGGTCCCAGTTTTTCTGGAAACCCTGGCTTGTCTCGTGCTCCTGGAATGCAGAGCATTGCTAAAGGACACCCCCATGCCCCCCATCACCAGCAGCCTTCCACCCAGCACAGTGTGTTCTTTGAACGTTTTGGGGGTGGATGCAAAATGCCAGTGGGCATAGAGCCCAGTGCCAGGCATCCTCACATGCACCAGCAGCCCAGCTTGATTGGCCGACAGAACATTTGCTCTGCATCTCTCCCAAGACCTCCACAATTAGAGACAGGGTCCAGCAATACCAGTATGCAGGAGGGCGGCGTCATAATGCCTAGCCAGCATAATCAGTTTGAATACCCTATTCACAGACCAGAGAACAGAGGGATGCATAGCTATGTCGACCCCATGTTCAATATGCAGCAGCAGCCTCCTCCTCCTCAGCAGCCTTCCAATCAAAGGCTGCAACACTTTGATTCTCCTTATTTAAATATAGCTAAGAGGCCCAGATTTGATTTCCCCAATACCGCACACAGCGGGGAGGGCTGTGGCAATTGGAACGGTAGCATGCATAACCCACCTGGTATGGAGAATCACCTCTCTCCATCAGCTTACCCTGGCCTGCCTGGAGAGTTCACCCCCCCTGTGACAGATAGCTTTACACCAGGCCCATCGCTGCAGCATGCAGGGCCTGAGCAGCAGTCAGTGCAGCAGCAGCAAAATGCAGCATTGATGATCAAGCAAATAGCCTCACGAAGTCAGCAGCAGAGGATGAGACAACCCAATCTGCAGCAGCTGGGTCACCACAGTGATGTTCCTCAAGGGCCCCTAGAACATGGCGGCCCTGTGGGAGGCATGCCCCAATCAAGTTTGGAAAGAGAGAACGGTGGGAGGATGATGAACTTTGATGGAAGGAACCTGCACATGACTTTGGAGAGTGGGTGGTTTCCTGGGTCACATCCACCCGGGGAAATGCTGGGCCATCGCTTGGGTCCAGGTGGAGAGGTGGGGGCTCATGAAATGCAGCAAAATGGTCCTGGCATAATGTTTAGACACGGTGTGAATGGAATGAGCTTGCAGGACTCTATGAGGATACCGGGGGAGGGGCATGTGCAGCCGTTACATTCACCTAACATCCACTCACAGTTCAACAGTGGTATGGGGAACCTCTCACAGATGCAGTCACCCAGCACAGGTGTGGGATTGCCCAGTACACCATCAGAAAGGCGCCCCAATGACTTTTCTGGGCCACCGATGGGTGGTCCACCCTCTTTTTCCTATGGAGGTTCTAATCGACAGGGAGCCCCTCATAACAACTCTCAAGGGGTGAGCACCTCACCAGGGAGTTTTACATCACAGTCAGACTTTCCCACTAGCCAGCGTTCATCAGTCAGCAAACTTGGAGGACTCTCCTTAGGGAATTTTAGCAAAACGAGTGGTAAGGACAATGTTTTTGGACAGAGCTGCCTGGCAGCCCTCTCTACTGCCTGTCAGAACATGATTGCCAGCCTGGGGGCTCCTAACCTCAATGTGACATTTAACAAGAAGACTCAGGGGGAAGGGCAACGAAAGCTGAGTCAGACAGAGCAGGAAATTAATAATGGCTCAGTTAATGGCACTGGTAATGCTGGAACCGAATATTTTCCAAACATTTCTGCCCCCCAAAGTGGGCAGATGCCTGGTGCTGGAAATAGCAACCTTAAACCAGCAGGTCAAAATCAGTTGGTTCAGGGGGAAGCCAGCACCCTCTCCCCAAATTACAATATGGACGCTACGCCTTGCAGTGAGGGGAAAGCGACAGCAGGGagtgggagagggagagggaggagAAAAAGAGACAGTGGCCATGTGAGCCCTGGCATTTTTTTCCCCTCTGACAACAATAACCCTGTTGTAAGTCCTGGCCAGCAGGTGGCCCCAGCAGCTGGCATCAAGGAGAGAAGTTCAGGCACACCTCAAGACAAGCCCCACAACTCTCCCTCATGGGGAAAGGGGGGCGATCTGATACTGGGAGATCAGGCCGACCTTTTATCATCTCTTGACAGTGGCATCCTGAGTGTATCAAAGTCTGATGGCTGTTCACCTCGCATGGACTTTACTGAGGACATTGGTACACATTACTGCAATGAGGATGAGGTGTCAAGCTCAGACGCTCCAGCCTCTGTGAAGGCTGGCTGCAGCCCTCTGTTAGGCTCGCCCAAGTTGCAAAGGGACAATGGACTAATATGTGGGCAGAAAGGGCAAGGCTTGGGCCTTTCCAATCACACTACCTCAACTTCGGATGGCTTTGGTGTAGTAGGCCATCCGGGCACACCGGGCATAGAGCAAGTCTGCACACCCTCCAGTACGTCTGGCCAGGATGAAATTCACCCTCTAGAGATTCTGCAAGCTCAGATCCAGCTTCAGCGGCAGCAATTCAGCATTTCAGAGGACCAGCCTTTAgctgtaaaaaacaacaaaaaaggtaGTGACTGCAGTGGGCAGAACGAAGATGGAGAGCTTGCTAGCTGTAGCCCAGATGCTGAGAAGGGTTCTGTGGGCACAATTGACCTGGACACACTCATGGCTGAGCAGCATGCCACCTGGTATGTGCCCAGTGACAAGTCTCTGCTTGAAGATTCAGAGGAGGAGAAGTCTGTGGCTGTGTGGGGGAAAAACAAAGCGCAGGGAACCATCAAagaag